The following coding sequences are from one Achromobacter sp. B7 window:
- the modA gene encoding molybdate ABC transporter substrate-binding protein, giving the protein MSCKRPMLALTLAISALWGAGAQAADLVVSAAASLTNAFKDVAQGYEKEHPGTHVVLNFGASDVLLQQIVKGAPADVFASADQKAMDKAVEEKAVRRDSRVDFAANQIVLIVPADSKANITLLNDLTRADVKRIAYGNPASVPVGRYTQGALEAAGLWTAVQAKSVLAQNVRQSLDYVSRGEVDAGFVFATDAAIMPDKVKVALRVPSQTPVTYPIAVTAREAAAQEAQRFVAYVLSPAGQAILARYGFQQP; this is encoded by the coding sequence ATGTCTTGCAAACGTCCGATGCTGGCGCTGACGCTGGCGATTTCCGCGCTGTGGGGGGCAGGCGCCCAGGCCGCCGATCTGGTCGTGTCCGCCGCGGCCAGCCTGACCAACGCGTTCAAGGACGTGGCGCAAGGCTATGAAAAGGAACACCCCGGCACCCATGTCGTGCTGAACTTCGGCGCGTCCGACGTGCTGTTGCAGCAGATCGTGAAGGGCGCTCCCGCCGATGTGTTCGCGTCAGCGGACCAAAAGGCGATGGACAAGGCGGTGGAGGAAAAGGCCGTGCGACGCGATTCGCGCGTGGACTTCGCCGCCAACCAGATCGTGCTGATCGTGCCGGCGGACAGCAAGGCCAACATCACGTTGCTGAACGACCTGACGCGCGCGGACGTCAAGCGCATTGCCTACGGCAACCCGGCGTCGGTGCCGGTGGGGCGCTACACGCAGGGCGCGCTGGAAGCGGCCGGCTTGTGGACCGCCGTGCAGGCCAAGAGCGTGCTGGCGCAGAACGTGCGGCAAAGCCTGGACTATGTCTCGCGCGGCGAGGTCGATGCCGGCTTCGTGTTCGCCACGGACGCCGCCATCATGCCCGACAAGGTCAAGGTGGCGCTGCGCGTGCCGTCGCAAACGCCCGTCACCTATCCCATTGCGGTGACCGCGCGCGAGGCCGCGGCCCAGGAAGCCCAGCGTTTCGTGGCCTATGTGCTGTCGCCCGCCGGGCAGGCCATCCTGGCGCGCTACGGCTTTCAACAGCCCTGA
- the speD gene encoding adenosylmethionine decarboxylase: MTVHDCAGRHVLADFRGVPAHRLTDAVALEAQLIAAARAAGAHVLSAHFHLFGEGSGVTGVVMLSESHISIHSWPEHGFAALDIFMCGAAQPELALASLRDALAPASVNVTTVARG; encoded by the coding sequence GTGACCGTGCATGATTGCGCCGGCCGTCATGTGCTGGCCGACTTTCGCGGGGTGCCGGCCCATCGCCTGACCGACGCCGTGGCCCTGGAAGCGCAGCTGATCGCGGCGGCGCGGGCCGCCGGCGCGCACGTGCTGAGCGCGCATTTCCATCTTTTCGGTGAAGGCTCCGGCGTGACCGGCGTGGTCATGCTGAGCGAATCGCACATCAGCATTCATTCCTGGCCCGAGCACGGGTTCGCGGCGCTGGACATCTTCATGTGCGGCGCGGCGCAGCCCGAGTTGGCGCTGGCCAGCCTGCGCGACGCGCTGGCGCCCGCCTCGGTCAACGTGACGACGGTCGCGCGGGGCTGA
- a CDS encoding SPFH domain-containing protein, producing MSLGSFIRKQFIDILQWNEDRDGVLAWRHPMQDFEIQYGASLTVRESQMAVFVNEGKVADVFGPGMYKLTTQTLPILTYLKNWDKLFESPFKSDVIFFSTRLQLGRRWGTAQPVTLRDSEFGMVRLRAFGVYSYQISDPAKFYREISGTRDEYTVDDLELQLRNMVVAAMTTALGGSKVPFLDIAGNQGLMSQSISEALAPVFDRYGVKLDNFTVENVSLPEELQKALDTRISMGMAGDLGKFTQYQTATSIPLAAQNEGGIAGIGAGLAAGAALGQTMAAGLGVGQAGQAGQPAQPAQPAQPAPAAAGADPVARLQQLKDLLDKGLITAADYDTAKAEVLKKLTS from the coding sequence ATGAGTCTCGGTTCCTTTATTCGCAAGCAGTTCATCGACATCCTGCAATGGAACGAAGATCGCGACGGCGTGCTCGCCTGGCGCCATCCGATGCAGGACTTTGAAATTCAGTACGGCGCCAGCCTGACGGTGCGTGAATCGCAGATGGCGGTGTTCGTCAATGAAGGCAAGGTGGCCGATGTGTTCGGCCCCGGCATGTACAAGCTGACGACGCAGACGCTGCCGATCCTGACGTACCTGAAGAACTGGGACAAGCTGTTCGAGTCGCCCTTCAAGTCGGACGTGATCTTTTTCAGCACGCGCCTGCAACTGGGCCGGCGTTGGGGCACGGCGCAGCCGGTGACGCTGCGCGACAGCGAATTCGGCATGGTGCGGCTGCGCGCGTTCGGCGTGTATTCGTACCAGATTTCGGACCCGGCCAAGTTCTATCGCGAAATCAGCGGCACGCGCGACGAATACACGGTCGACGACCTGGAATTGCAGCTGCGCAACATGGTGGTGGCTGCCATGACGACGGCGCTGGGCGGCTCCAAGGTGCCGTTCCTGGATATCGCCGGCAACCAGGGCTTGATGTCGCAAAGCATCAGCGAGGCGCTGGCGCCGGTGTTCGACCGTTATGGCGTCAAGCTGGACAACTTCACCGTTGAAAACGTGTCGCTGCCCGAAGAGCTGCAAAAGGCGCTGGACACGCGTATTTCCATGGGCATGGCGGGGGACCTGGGCAAGTTCACCCAGTACCAGACGGCCACGTCGATTCCGCTGGCCGCGCAGAACGAAGGCGGCATCGCCGGCATCGGCGCGGGCCTGGCGGCCGGCGCGGCGCTGGGGCAGACGATGGCTGCGGGCTTGGGCGTGGGGCAAGCCGGACAAGCCGGGCAGCCTGCGCAACCCGCACAGCCGGCTCAGCCGGCGCCGGCAGCCGCCGGCGCCGACCCGGTCGCGCGCTTGCAACAGCTGAAAGACCTGCTGGATAAAGGGCTGATCACCGCCGCCGATTACGACACGGCCAAGGCCGAAGTGCTGAAGAAACTTACCAGCTAA
- the modB gene encoding molybdate ABC transporter permease subunit encodes MTDPVWVPLLLSLKVAGWATLLATLAGTAAAYGLSRWRWPGRDVLDALLTLPLVLPPTVLGYYLLVLLGRRGIIGETLAKWNIELVFTWQGAVIAASIVAFPLVFKSARAAFDNVDAQLENAARVLGVGEIGVFFRVTLPLAARSILAGVLLAFARALGEFGATLMIAGNLPGRTQTLSVAIYEAVQAGDDRTANLLVLVTSITCVVVLVVAGKLVPKGARARDGGSR; translated from the coding sequence ATGACTGATCCCGTCTGGGTCCCGCTGCTGCTGTCGCTGAAGGTGGCGGGCTGGGCCACGCTGCTGGCGACGCTGGCCGGCACCGCCGCGGCCTATGGGCTGTCGCGCTGGCGCTGGCCGGGGCGCGATGTGCTGGACGCGCTGCTGACCTTGCCGCTGGTGCTGCCTCCCACCGTGCTGGGCTATTACCTGCTGGTATTGCTGGGCCGTCGCGGCATCATCGGCGAAACGCTGGCCAAGTGGAATATCGAACTGGTCTTCACCTGGCAGGGCGCGGTGATTGCCGCGTCCATCGTGGCGTTTCCGCTGGTGTTCAAGTCGGCGCGGGCGGCGTTCGACAACGTGGACGCGCAACTTGAAAACGCGGCCCGGGTGTTGGGCGTGGGCGAAATCGGCGTGTTTTTCCGCGTGACGCTTCCCTTGGCGGCGCGCAGCATCCTGGCCGGCGTGCTGCTGGCTTTTGCCCGTGCCCTGGGCGAATTCGGCGCCACGCTGATGATCGCGGGCAATCTGCCGGGCCGTACCCAGACGCTGTCGGTGGCCATCTACGAAGCGGTGCAGGCGGGCGATGACCGTACCGCCAACCTATTGGTGCTGGTCACGTCCATCACCTGCGTGGTGGTGCTGGTGGTGGCGGGCAAGCTGGTGCCCAAGGGTGCCCGGGCGCGCGACGGAGGCAGCCGATGA
- a CDS encoding ATP-binding cassette domain-containing protein encodes MSVSIQVQKRMVSGDRHFELDAAFTSSSKRIALFGPSGAGKSLTLRAVAGLLRPDAGRIEINGRVLFDAQAGVCLPARSRRVAYLFQDYALFPHLTVAQNIAFGLRRGWRNPPRRQVLPEARRWVDAFELGAIVGSYPGEISGGQKQRVALARALMLQPDILLLDEPFSALDSQLRGRMRQELNALQRQLDVPMLLITHDPADVDALADEVFEVRDGRVGRRRDDVGV; translated from the coding sequence ATGAGCGTCAGCATCCAGGTGCAAAAACGCATGGTGTCGGGCGACCGGCATTTTGAGCTGGACGCCGCCTTCACGTCGTCGTCCAAGCGCATTGCCCTGTTCGGGCCATCGGGCGCGGGCAAGAGCCTGACGCTGCGCGCCGTGGCGGGGCTGCTGCGTCCGGATGCCGGGCGCATCGAGATCAATGGGCGCGTGCTGTTCGATGCGCAGGCGGGCGTGTGCCTGCCCGCCCGTTCGAGGCGGGTGGCGTATCTGTTCCAGGACTACGCGCTGTTTCCGCATCTGACGGTGGCGCAGAACATCGCGTTCGGGCTGCGGCGCGGCTGGCGCAATCCGCCCCGGCGCCAAGTGCTGCCCGAGGCGCGGCGCTGGGTGGATGCGTTCGAACTGGGCGCCATCGTCGGCAGCTATCCCGGCGAGATCTCCGGCGGGCAGAAGCAGCGCGTGGCGCTGGCTCGGGCGCTGATGCTGCAACCGGACATCCTGCTGCTGGACGAACCCTTTTCAGCGCTGGATTCGCAACTGCGCGGCCGCATGCGCCAGGAATTGAATGCCTTGCAGCGTCAACTGGATGTGCCGATGCTGCTGATCACGCACGACCCCGCCGATGTCGACGCGCTGGCCGACGAGGTCTTCGAAGTGCGCGACGGCAGGGTGGGCCGCCGCCGGGATGACGTGGGCGTGTAG
- a CDS encoding DUF4178 domain-containing protein, producing MQQVLCPQCGAPVKFTSTASVMAVCGACRSTLLKDADSVKRIGEMADVLEDYSPLCLGAAGKADGKRFDVIGRIQLRYDDGFWNEWYVWFDDGADGWLSDASGQYALTRRRGVKSVQGMPAFADIAPGDELKLDGQRFIASDVRRARASGAQGELPFVPGDGWDAKVADFRSLDAFLTLDFSDGPEPEVYIGKAFDLSAMQAATLRSDEQVQETAGRYRGQIKALDCPNCGAPISFVAAMATTVVCPSCAATVDCSGPTAEVIEKARKVKSIKTTLSLGAVAKIDGASYTLIGLMKCADRDPEEPSDWIEYLLFNPAKGFIWLVETDEGWERVQVCDTWPSPNNASSVRWRSKLYQKLYDYTSQVEMPLGAFNWRVKAGDTTHITDYKAGTLKLTRERSESELGWSASSPVAPAQLAQWFDDPKLAAQKALPRGGNSGGYGKWAWIATIGMVFLNLSNILGGRFIPILIGLAFLWLPAKMADKLSEGDD from the coding sequence ATGCAGCAGGTTCTGTGTCCGCAGTGCGGCGCCCCGGTCAAGTTCACGTCCACCGCTTCCGTCATGGCAGTCTGCGGCGCATGCCGCAGCACCTTGCTCAAAGATGCCGACTCGGTCAAGCGCATCGGCGAAATGGCCGACGTGCTGGAAGATTATTCGCCCCTGTGCCTGGGCGCGGCGGGCAAGGCCGACGGCAAGCGGTTCGACGTGATCGGCCGCATCCAGCTGCGCTATGACGACGGCTTCTGGAACGAGTGGTACGTGTGGTTCGACGATGGCGCCGATGGCTGGCTGTCGGACGCGTCGGGCCAGTACGCGCTGACCCGGCGGCGCGGCGTCAAGTCGGTACAGGGCATGCCCGCGTTTGCGGACATCGCGCCGGGCGATGAGCTCAAACTGGACGGACAGCGGTTCATCGCCTCGGACGTGCGCCGGGCGCGGGCCAGTGGCGCGCAGGGCGAATTGCCCTTCGTGCCAGGCGACGGCTGGGACGCCAAGGTGGCTGATTTCCGCAGCCTGGACGCGTTCCTCACGCTGGATTTTTCAGACGGCCCCGAACCCGAGGTGTACATCGGCAAGGCCTTCGACCTGTCCGCCATGCAGGCGGCCACGTTGCGCAGCGACGAACAAGTGCAAGAGACGGCCGGCCGTTATCGCGGCCAGATCAAGGCGCTGGACTGCCCCAACTGCGGGGCGCCGATCAGCTTCGTGGCGGCGATGGCGACGACCGTGGTGTGCCCGTCATGCGCGGCGACCGTCGACTGTTCCGGGCCCACCGCCGAAGTCATCGAGAAGGCGCGCAAGGTCAAGTCCATCAAGACCACCTTGTCGCTGGGCGCGGTGGCCAAGATCGACGGCGCCAGCTACACCCTGATCGGGCTGATGAAATGCGCCGACCGCGATCCCGAAGAGCCGTCCGACTGGATCGAATACCTGCTGTTCAATCCGGCCAAGGGCTTTATCTGGCTGGTGGAAACGGACGAGGGCTGGGAACGCGTGCAGGTGTGCGACACCTGGCCCAGCCCGAACAACGCCAGCAGCGTGCGCTGGCGTTCGAAGCTGTACCAGAAGCTGTACGACTACACCTCGCAGGTCGAGATGCCGCTGGGCGCGTTCAACTGGCGCGTCAAGGCGGGCGACACCACGCACATCACCGACTACAAGGCCGGCACGCTCAAGCTCACGCGCGAACGCAGCGAATCGGAATTGGGCTGGTCGGCATCGTCGCCCGTGGCCCCGGCGCAGTTGGCGCAGTGGTTCGACGACCCCAAGCTGGCCGCGCAAAAAGCGCTGCCGAGGGGAGGCAACAGTGGCGGCTATGGCAAATGGGCCTGGATCGCGACGATCGGCATGGTGTTCTTGAATTTGAGCAATATCCTGGGCGGCCGCTTTATCCCGATCCTGATCGGGCTGGCGTTCTTGTGGTTACCCGCCAAGATGGCGGACAAGCTTTCCGAAGGGGACGACTAG
- a CDS encoding winged helix-turn-helix domain-containing protein: MTAFDALAPHGPQPPDAARLPHADEPTFSSGDQVDGWWSLLYRGWTLLAPSGARIDLTEIERACFLCLLRNPNRELLRQELMATRASTNLRTLNVAICRLRSKVLRAGIRLPLHTVHGVGYVFLGNLRELSTL, from the coding sequence ATGACTGCTTTCGATGCTCTTGCCCCCCATGGTCCGCAACCGCCGGATGCCGCCCGACTGCCCCACGCCGACGAGCCGACGTTCTCAAGCGGCGATCAGGTCGACGGTTGGTGGAGCCTGCTTTACCGAGGGTGGACGTTGTTGGCACCCAGCGGCGCGCGTATCGACTTGACCGAAATCGAACGTGCGTGCTTTTTGTGCCTGCTGCGCAACCCCAATCGCGAACTGCTGCGCCAAGAGCTGATGGCCACGCGCGCCAGCACCAATCTGCGCACGTTGAATGTGGCAATTTGCCGACTGCGCAGCAAAGTGCTGCGCGCGGGAATCCGCTTGCCGCTGCATACTGTGCACGGCGTGGGCTATGTATTCCTGGGCAATCTCCGAGAGCTTTCCACTCTCTGA
- a CDS encoding DUF4136 domain-containing protein yields MQAVKWLAAGSVTGLLAACASGPTIKGDYDHQANFAQYQTFGFMSPLGTDKAGYSSLLTERLKDATRGQMEMRGYTYTPSNPDLLVNFSAKLQQKTQVTPAAPPMGPYYGYRSGFYGGWPGYGWGDDVYQYTEGTLNIDLVDARRKQLVWEGVAVGEVQNPDSANTPQNVDKAVAQIFAKYPFRAGVAAPQLPDKSKP; encoded by the coding sequence ATTCAAGCGGTGAAATGGTTGGCGGCGGGTTCCGTGACTGGCTTGCTCGCGGCTTGCGCCTCGGGGCCAACGATCAAAGGCGATTACGATCATCAAGCCAATTTCGCGCAGTATCAGACCTTCGGTTTCATGAGCCCCCTGGGCACCGACAAAGCCGGCTACAGCAGCCTGCTGACCGAGCGCCTGAAGGACGCCACGCGCGGCCAGATGGAAATGCGGGGCTACACCTACACCCCGTCCAATCCCGACCTTCTGGTCAACTTCAGCGCCAAGCTCCAGCAAAAAACCCAAGTCACGCCCGCGGCGCCGCCCATGGGCCCGTACTATGGCTATCGCTCCGGCTTTTACGGCGGTTGGCCCGGCTACGGCTGGGGCGACGACGTGTACCAATACACCGAAGGCACGCTGAACATCGACCTGGTGGACGCGCGCCGCAAGCAATTGGTGTGGGAGGGCGTGGCCGTGGGCGAAGTGCAGAATCCCGACAGCGCCAACACGCCGCAGAACGTGGACAAGGCCGTGGCGCAGATCTTCGCCAAGTATCCGTTCCGCGCCGGCGTGGCCGCGCCGCAGTTGCCGGACAAAAGCAAACCCTGA
- a CDS encoding efflux RND transporter periplasmic adaptor subunit → MRFSPKRVSGLAVSGGILALILAGCGEKPQMNPGMPQVSVITVQPERAPIVSELPGRVDAVRDAQIRSRVTGIVQKITFEQGGDVKENQLLFKIDPAPYKAAYDQATAQLKQAQANLFSAKLLADRYAPLVKANAVSKQEYDNAVASFRQADAAVAAAKAAQDNAKINLGYTDVTSPITGRIGKPLVTEGALVESTSATQMATVQQLDPVYVDFTQSTAELATLRRAFASGQLQQVGKDTARATVVLEDGSEYQHAGKLLFTGITVDPSTGQVNLRAEVPNPDGILLPGMYVRVRLEQGVDDKALVVPQQALQRTADGSQSLMLVKDNKIQQLPVTTGGAIKNNWLITSGLKAGDVVVVEGFQKIRPGAPVQVSQWTKNGAAAKDGQAPAQPGAKPAAPADPSKPAEPATQDKAAGQKS, encoded by the coding sequence ATGCGGTTTTCGCCTAAACGTGTTTCAGGTCTGGCAGTTTCCGGTGGCATCCTCGCGCTGATATTGGCCGGGTGCGGCGAGAAGCCCCAGATGAACCCTGGCATGCCTCAAGTCAGCGTCATCACCGTACAGCCGGAGCGCGCGCCCATCGTCTCCGAACTGCCCGGCCGCGTGGATGCCGTGCGCGACGCCCAGATCCGCTCGCGCGTGACCGGCATCGTGCAGAAGATCACCTTCGAGCAAGGTGGCGACGTCAAGGAAAACCAACTGCTGTTCAAGATCGATCCGGCGCCGTACAAGGCCGCCTACGATCAGGCGACGGCGCAGCTGAAGCAGGCACAGGCGAATCTGTTCAGCGCCAAGCTGCTGGCCGACCGCTACGCGCCGCTGGTCAAGGCCAACGCCGTCAGCAAGCAGGAATACGACAACGCGGTGGCCTCGTTCCGCCAGGCCGACGCCGCGGTCGCCGCCGCCAAGGCCGCGCAGGACAACGCCAAGATCAACCTGGGTTACACCGACGTCACCTCGCCCATCACGGGCCGCATCGGCAAGCCGCTGGTGACCGAGGGCGCGCTGGTGGAATCCACGTCGGCCACGCAGATGGCCACCGTGCAGCAGCTGGACCCGGTCTACGTGGACTTCACCCAGTCCACCGCCGAACTGGCCACGCTGCGCCGCGCGTTTGCCAGCGGCCAGTTGCAGCAGGTGGGTAAAGACACCGCGCGCGCCACGGTCGTGCTGGAAGACGGTTCGGAATACCAGCACGCCGGCAAGCTGCTGTTCACCGGCATCACCGTGGACCCGTCCACGGGCCAGGTGAACCTGCGCGCCGAAGTGCCCAACCCCGACGGCATCCTGTTGCCCGGCATGTACGTGCGGGTGCGGCTGGAGCAGGGCGTTGACGACAAGGCGCTGGTCGTGCCGCAGCAGGCGCTGCAACGCACCGCAGACGGCTCGCAAAGCCTGATGCTGGTCAAGGACAACAAGATTCAGCAGTTGCCCGTCACGACCGGCGGCGCCATCAAGAACAACTGGCTGATCACCAGCGGCCTGAAGGCCGGCGACGTGGTCGTGGTTGAAGGCTTTCAGAAGATCCGTCCAGGGGCGCCCGTGCAGGTCAGCCAATGGACCAAGAACGGGGCCGCCGCCAAAGACGGCCAGGCGCCGGCGCAGCCCGGCGCCAAGCCGGCCGCACCGGCCGATCCGTCCAAGCCCGCCGAGCCCGCAACGCAGGACAAGGCCGCAGGCCAGAAATCTTAA
- a CDS encoding TOBE domain-containing protein — protein MLELDGSIWFRSGAQTWGGKNRIDLLAQIDATGSITAAARAVGMSYKGAWDAIDAMNNLAGEPLVLRAAGGKGGGGTQLTDRARRLIMTFRALEAEHQKFMDNLTRAGLDASGDIDLMRRFMLKTSARNKFLGTVTDIRTGAVNDEVQLRIAGGHLITATITRDSTAELGLAPGKEAIALVKASTVIVGAPGPGLRLSARNQLQGHITAIRPGAVNSEILIGMEGGATLVAIVTNDSAQELGLETGAPAVAIFKASSVILGVLD, from the coding sequence ATGTTGGAACTTGACGGCTCGATCTGGTTTCGTTCCGGCGCCCAGACCTGGGGCGGAAAAAACCGCATAGACCTGCTGGCGCAAATCGACGCCACCGGCTCGATCACGGCCGCCGCGCGCGCCGTGGGCATGAGCTACAAGGGCGCCTGGGACGCCATCGACGCCATGAACAACCTGGCGGGCGAACCCCTGGTGCTGCGGGCGGCGGGCGGCAAAGGCGGTGGCGGTACGCAACTGACCGACCGCGCGCGCCGCCTCATCATGACGTTTCGCGCGCTCGAGGCCGAACACCAGAAGTTCATGGACAACCTGACGCGCGCCGGCCTGGACGCCAGCGGCGACATCGACCTGATGAGGCGCTTCATGTTGAAGACCAGCGCACGCAACAAGTTCCTGGGCACGGTGACCGATATCCGCACCGGCGCCGTGAACGACGAAGTGCAGCTGCGCATCGCGGGCGGCCACCTCATCACCGCCACCATCACCCGCGACAGCACCGCTGAACTTGGCCTGGCGCCGGGCAAGGAAGCGATTGCGCTGGTGAAGGCGTCGACCGTCATCGTGGGCGCGCCGGGCCCCGGCTTGCGGCTATCGGCGCGCAACCAGCTGCAAGGCCACATCACGGCTATCCGCCCCGGCGCGGTCAACAGCGAAATACTGATCGGCATGGAAGGCGGCGCCACGCTGGTGGCCATCGTGACCAACGACAGCGCGCAAGAGCTTGGGCTGGAAACGGGCGCGCCGGCCGTGGCCATCTTCAAGGCTTCCAGCGTGATCCTGGGCGTGCTGGACTGA
- a CDS encoding patatin-like phospholipase family protein: MTARRNAPSQDTGDTPPYETVALVLQGGGALGSYQAGVYQGLHEAGIRPNWISGISIGSINAAIIAGSREDERVDRLRGFWEAICRPAGFASVPWGDTLAGMFEGIPFGFGSPAMNGQLSAFQALFSGQPGFFKPRFPPPYWASGRGAASTSFYDTTPLAATLRQFVDFDVLNSGAVRASFGVVNVQSGNFAYFDSLKDTLRPEHIMASGALPPGFPSVEIDGEHYWDGGVVSNTPLAQVLTTDNMRDTLAFQVDLWPARGALPTSLEEVAERQKDIQYSSRTRLVTDQLRRVLKLRHGLQRLLERMPESERNAPDLADIRKLSHTPATNIINLIYESKHRERYSKDYEFGTEAMREHWESGLADIRQTLAKPGILARPTEDSCFVTHDIHRNGKHPS, translated from the coding sequence ATGACCGCTCGTCGCAACGCCCCATCCCAAGACACCGGCGATACGCCACCCTACGAAACCGTCGCGCTGGTGTTGCAAGGGGGCGGGGCGCTGGGGTCCTATCAGGCAGGCGTCTACCAGGGCTTGCACGAGGCGGGCATCCGGCCCAACTGGATATCCGGCATTTCCATCGGGTCGATCAACGCGGCCATCATCGCGGGCTCTCGCGAAGACGAGCGGGTGGATCGCCTGCGCGGTTTCTGGGAAGCCATCTGCCGGCCTGCCGGCTTTGCCTCTGTGCCCTGGGGCGACACGCTGGCGGGCATGTTCGAAGGCATCCCCTTTGGCTTCGGGTCGCCTGCCATGAACGGCCAGCTGTCTGCCTTCCAGGCGCTGTTCTCGGGCCAGCCCGGTTTTTTCAAACCGCGTTTTCCGCCGCCTTACTGGGCCAGCGGCCGGGGCGCGGCGTCCACCAGTTTCTACGACACCACGCCGCTGGCCGCCACGTTGCGCCAGTTCGTGGACTTTGACGTGCTTAACAGTGGGGCCGTGCGCGCCAGCTTCGGCGTGGTCAATGTGCAGTCGGGCAACTTCGCTTATTTCGACAGCCTGAAAGACACGCTGCGGCCCGAGCACATCATGGCGTCCGGCGCCTTGCCACCGGGCTTTCCGTCGGTGGAAATCGATGGCGAACACTATTGGGATGGCGGTGTCGTGTCCAACACGCCGCTGGCGCAGGTGCTGACCACCGACAACATGCGCGACACACTGGCCTTCCAGGTAGACCTGTGGCCCGCGCGGGGGGCGCTGCCGACGTCGCTGGAAGAGGTGGCCGAACGGCAGAAAGACATCCAGTATTCCAGCCGCACGCGCCTGGTCACCGACCAGCTGCGGCGCGTGCTGAAGTTGCGCCACGGATTGCAGCGCTTGCTTGAGCGCATGCCCGAGTCCGAGCGCAATGCCCCGGATCTGGCCGACATCCGCAAGCTGTCGCATACGCCGGCCACCAACATCATCAACCTGATCTACGAATCCAAGCATCGGGAACGCTATTCCAAGGACTATGAATTCGGCACCGAGGCCATGCGCGAACACTGGGAATCCGGCTTGGCGGATATCCGCCAGACGCTAGCCAAGCCAGGCATTCTGGCCCGTCCGACCGAAGACAGTTGCTTCGTGACGCACGATATCCACCGCAACGGCAAGCACCCTTCATAA